A stretch of Bradyrhizobium diazoefficiens DNA encodes these proteins:
- the hppD gene encoding 4-hydroxyphenylpyruvate dioxygenase, producing MGPFPHDAPPATITADNPMGTDGFEFVEYAHPNPEELHALFKLMGYAPVARHKTKTITVYRQGDINYLVNEEPGTHGYDFVAAHGPCAPSMAFRVVDAKAAYDRAISLGAAPANVSSAQKTLDVPAIKGIGGSLLYFVDRYGANGSAYDAEYEWLGARDPRPAGAGLFYLDHLTHNVHRGRMDVWTGFYEKLFNFRQIRFFDIEGRASGLFSRALTSPDGKIRIPINEDAGDSGQIEEYLKIYRGEGIQHIACGCSDIYRTIEGLREAGLPFMPAPPETYFERIDARLPKHGEDLARLQKSGILIDGEGVVDGGQTKVLLQIFSANAIGPIFFEFIQRKGDDGFGEGNFKALFESIEEDQIRRGVLKVDTAA from the coding sequence ATGGGTCCGTTTCCGCACGATGCACCGCCGGCAACGATCACCGCCGACAATCCGATGGGCACCGACGGGTTCGAATTCGTCGAATATGCGCATCCCAATCCGGAAGAGTTGCACGCGTTGTTCAAGCTGATGGGCTACGCGCCCGTCGCGCGCCACAAGACCAAGACCATCACGGTCTATCGCCAGGGCGACATCAACTACCTCGTCAACGAGGAGCCCGGCACCCACGGTTACGACTTCGTCGCCGCGCATGGCCCTTGTGCGCCGTCGATGGCGTTCCGCGTGGTCGACGCGAAGGCGGCCTATGACCGCGCCATCTCGCTCGGCGCGGCGCCAGCCAATGTATCATCCGCGCAGAAGACGCTCGACGTGCCCGCGATCAAGGGCATCGGCGGGAGCCTGCTCTACTTCGTCGATCGCTACGGCGCCAACGGCTCGGCCTACGATGCCGAGTACGAATGGCTGGGTGCACGCGATCCGCGTCCCGCCGGCGCCGGTCTGTTCTATCTCGATCACCTTACCCATAACGTCCATCGCGGTCGCATGGACGTGTGGACTGGCTTCTACGAAAAGCTGTTCAACTTCCGCCAGATCCGCTTTTTCGACATCGAGGGCCGTGCGTCGGGCCTGTTCTCGCGCGCGCTGACGAGTCCCGACGGCAAGATCCGGATTCCGATCAACGAGGACGCCGGCGATTCCGGCCAGATCGAGGAATATCTGAAGATCTATCGCGGCGAGGGCATCCAGCACATCGCCTGCGGCTGCAGCGACATCTATCGCACCATCGAAGGCCTGCGCGAGGCCGGCCTGCCCTTCATGCCGGCGCCGCCCGAGACCTATTTCGAGCGGATCGATGCGCGCCTGCCCAAGCATGGCGAAGATCTCGCCCGCCTGCAGAAGAGCGGCATCCTGATCGACGGCGAAGGCGTGGTCGACGGCGGCCAGACCAAGGTGCTCTTGCAGATCTTCTCGGCCAACGCGATCGGCCCGATCTTCTTCGAGTTCATCCAGCGCAAGGGCGACGACGGCTTCGGCGAGGGCAATTTCAAGGCGCTGTTCGAGTCGATCGAGGAGGACCAGATTCGGCGCGGGGTGCTGAAGGTGGACACGGCGGCGTAG
- a CDS encoding CaiB/BaiF CoA-transferase family protein: MLDKSAQNSSVRTSGPLSGFRIVEFAGIGPGPFACMMLADMGADVVTLDRVGAKKSMKSVAGRGRKVVELDLKDTAAIAEVLDLLATADALVEGFRPGVMERLGLSPDVVLARNPKLVYGRMTGWGQEGPLANAAGHDINYISITGALAAIGTKEAPVPPLNLVGDFGGGALYMVVGVLAALLEAQKSGKGQVVDAAMCDGAASLMSFFFDMTTLGRWTEGRNQNFLDGGAHFYGVYECACGHFVSIGSIEPQFYALLREHAGLTDADFDAQMDRKAWPALKAKLQAVFKSKTREDWCKIMEGTDICFAPVLTMSEATQHPHMIARNVFVERHGVKQPAPAPRFSRTPSAVREPEGAEIAAVTKAWKR; encoded by the coding sequence GTGCTCGATAAATCAGCCCAAAATTCCTCCGTCCGCACCTCCGGCCCGCTGTCGGGCTTCCGCATCGTCGAATTCGCCGGCATCGGACCCGGCCCGTTCGCCTGCATGATGCTGGCCGACATGGGCGCCGATGTCGTTACGCTCGACCGCGTCGGCGCGAAGAAGAGCATGAAGTCGGTGGCGGGGCGCGGGCGCAAGGTGGTCGAGCTCGATCTCAAGGACACGGCGGCGATCGCCGAGGTGCTCGACCTCCTCGCCACCGCCGATGCGCTGGTTGAGGGTTTCCGTCCAGGTGTCATGGAACGCCTCGGGCTCAGCCCGGACGTTGTGCTCGCGCGCAATCCAAAATTGGTCTACGGCCGCATGACCGGTTGGGGCCAGGAAGGCCCGTTGGCCAACGCCGCCGGCCACGACATCAACTATATCTCCATCACCGGCGCGCTGGCCGCGATCGGCACCAAGGAAGCACCGGTACCGCCGCTCAACCTGGTCGGCGATTTCGGCGGCGGCGCGCTCTATATGGTCGTCGGGGTGCTCGCTGCACTTTTGGAAGCGCAAAAGTCCGGCAAGGGTCAGGTTGTCGATGCCGCAATGTGCGACGGCGCGGCATCTCTGATGTCGTTCTTCTTCGACATGACCACGCTCGGTCGCTGGACCGAAGGCCGCAACCAGAACTTTCTCGACGGCGGCGCGCATTTCTACGGCGTATATGAATGCGCCTGCGGGCATTTCGTCTCGATCGGCTCAATCGAGCCGCAGTTCTACGCGCTGCTGCGTGAGCACGCCGGCCTGACCGACGCCGATTTCGACGCGCAGATGGACCGCAAGGCGTGGCCTGCGCTGAAGGCGAAGCTGCAGGCCGTGTTCAAGAGCAAAACGCGCGAGGACTGGTGCAAGATCATGGAAGGCACCGACATCTGCTTCGCGCCGGTGCTGACCATGTCGGAAGCGACGCAACATCCGCACATGATCGCCCGCAACGTCTTCGTCGAGCGCCACGGCGTGAAACAGCCGGCACCTGCGCCTCGGTTTTCGCGCACGCCGTCGGCGGTGCGCGAGCCGGAGGGGGCAGAGATCGCGGCGGTGACGAAGGCGTGGAAGAGGTAA
- the fahA gene encoding fumarylacetoacetase, translating to MPHPNDPSLRSFIEIDPASDFPIQNLPYGVFSTAANPTPRVGVAIGSYVLDLWELEQDSRLDVGPLGVFSGPSLNPFMALGPQVWSRTRARISELLRHDHPELRDNEELRKQALVPIRDAKLHLPFAVSGYTDFYSSKEHATNVGVMFRGKDNALQPNWLHMPIGYNGRASTVVVSGTKVKRPSGQLKPPNVEVPSFGPCKRLDFELEMGVVVGQPSPMGGMLTESQAEEMIFGFVLLNDWSARDIQQWEYVPLGPFLAKAFATSISPWVVMREALEPFRLKGPAQEPVPLDYLKQAKPQNYDLELDVSLRAAGANAPAGISRTNFKYMYWSSVQQLMHHASSGCAMNVGDLLGSGTISGPEKNQRGSLLEISWNGTEPVELPGGAKRSFLEDGDSLVMRGWCQGNGYRVGFGEVEGTIFPAG from the coding sequence GTGCCCCACCCCAACGATCCCAGCCTTCGCTCCTTCATCGAAATCGATCCCGCCTCGGATTTCCCGATCCAGAACCTTCCCTACGGCGTGTTCTCGACCGCGGCCAATCCGACGCCGCGCGTCGGCGTTGCCATCGGCAGTTACGTGCTCGATCTCTGGGAACTCGAGCAGGACTCTCGGCTCGACGTTGGCCCGCTCGGCGTGTTCTCCGGACCCTCGCTCAATCCCTTCATGGCCCTTGGACCACAGGTCTGGAGCAGGACGCGGGCGCGGATCAGCGAGCTGCTGCGGCACGATCATCCGGAGCTGCGTGACAATGAGGAGCTGCGCAAGCAGGCGCTGGTGCCGATCCGGGATGCAAAACTGCATCTGCCGTTCGCGGTGTCTGGCTACACCGACTTCTATTCGTCCAAGGAGCACGCCACCAATGTCGGCGTGATGTTCCGCGGCAAGGACAATGCGCTGCAGCCGAACTGGCTGCATATGCCGATCGGCTATAACGGCCGTGCGTCCACCGTCGTCGTCTCCGGGACCAAGGTGAAGCGTCCGAGCGGGCAGTTGAAGCCGCCAAACGTGGAAGTGCCGAGCTTCGGCCCATGCAAACGGCTCGACTTCGAGCTGGAGATGGGTGTCGTGGTCGGCCAGCCTTCGCCGATGGGAGGGATGCTGACGGAGAGCCAGGCCGAGGAAATGATCTTCGGTTTCGTGCTGCTCAACGACTGGAGTGCGCGCGACATCCAGCAGTGGGAGTATGTGCCGTTGGGTCCGTTCCTCGCCAAGGCTTTCGCGACGTCGATCAGCCCGTGGGTGGTGATGCGCGAGGCGCTGGAGCCGTTCCGCTTGAAGGGGCCGGCGCAGGAGCCAGTGCCGCTGGATTACCTCAAGCAGGCCAAGCCGCAGAACTACGATCTCGAGCTCGACGTCTCCTTGCGCGCTGCCGGCGCCAATGCGCCCGCGGGCATCAGCCGCACCAATTTCAAGTACATGTACTGGTCGTCCGTGCAGCAGCTGATGCACCACGCCTCCAGCGGCTGTGCCATGAATGTCGGCGATCTGCTGGGGTCCGGCACCATCTCCGGTCCTGAGAAGAACCAGCGCGGCAGCCTTTTGGAGATCAGCTGGAACGGGACCGAGCCGGTCGAACTGCCCGGCGGCGCCAAGCGTTCGTTCCTGGAGGACGGCGACAGCCTCGTGATGCGCGGCTGGTGCCAGGGCAACGGCTATCGCGTCGGGTTTGGCGAGGTCGAGGGGACGATTTTTCCGGCGGGGTGA
- a CDS encoding DUF1272 domain-containing protein has product MALELRPNCEYCDRDLPPNATNARICSYECTFCADCVETKLSNVCPNCGGGFAPRPIRPTQEWRRGVCTSRQAPSDKRVHLKYGVDDVAAHCARVREVPPEKR; this is encoded by the coding sequence ATGGCCCTCGAGCTTCGACCGAACTGCGAATATTGCGACCGCGACCTGCCGCCCAACGCAACGAATGCGCGGATCTGCTCCTATGAATGCACGTTCTGCGCGGATTGCGTGGAGACGAAACTCTCCAACGTCTGCCCGAACTGCGGCGGTGGTTTTGCGCCGCGCCCGATCAGGCCGACGCAGGAATGGCGGCGAGGCGTGTGCACGAGCAGGCAGGCGCCGTCCGACAAACGGGTGCATCTGAAGTACGGCGTGGACGACGTCGCTGCCCATTGCGCGAGAGTACGCGAGGTGCCGCCGGAGAAGCGGTGA
- a CDS encoding IS4 family transposase produces MVAGKNVCLRQLSRGDRSLEVRFNRFLGHDKVTTERIIESWSESTVAAVEGRHVLAIQDTSEIHFNTTPQRRRGLGEIGHGNSHGVLLHPLLAVDADNGTCLGLLTGEVWTREGRRTLSHDSRELSDKESQRWSATALAAKPLLASATGVTLLGDRESDIFALYASAAEHGYHVIARSMHDRKLADSAGLYAAIDAMVPIERRTIQLPARAQRPARQADLELRFGAIELARPQSKFLRDLPKSLHLAIVDVREINAGSDVEPLHWCLLTSHEVAAAEGAWRIVEWYKQRWIIEQFFRVLKTQGLKLEDSQIGSADRLLKLVAIAAKAAVITIQLLQARDGSKQSAHIAFNASEIAMLAALNRQYEAKSKRLKNPYLPDSLPWAAWIIGRLGGWDGYPSSRPPGPITFRNGLQYFHALAAGWSLRDMCMP; encoded by the coding sequence ATGGTTGCTGGCAAGAATGTCTGCCTGCGGCAGCTCTCCAGAGGGGACCGTAGCCTGGAGGTACGGTTCAACCGCTTTCTCGGCCACGACAAGGTGACAACAGAGCGGATCATCGAAAGCTGGAGTGAAAGCACGGTTGCAGCCGTCGAGGGGCGTCACGTTCTGGCGATCCAGGACACCAGTGAGATCCACTTCAACACCACGCCGCAACGCCGTCGCGGGCTGGGGGAGATCGGCCATGGCAATAGTCACGGCGTGCTGCTGCACCCATTGCTGGCGGTGGATGCAGACAATGGCACCTGCCTGGGGCTTTTGACCGGCGAGGTGTGGACGCGTGAGGGCCGTCGGACCCTCTCGCATGACAGCCGCGAGCTGTCAGACAAGGAATCGCAGCGCTGGAGTGCCACGGCTCTTGCAGCCAAGCCGCTGCTTGCGAGCGCCACAGGGGTGACCCTGCTTGGCGACCGTGAGAGCGACATCTTTGCTCTTTATGCCAGCGCGGCCGAGCATGGCTATCACGTCATCGCCCGCAGCATGCATGACCGCAAGCTGGCCGACTCGGCGGGTTTGTATGCGGCCATCGACGCCATGGTGCCGATAGAGCGGCGTACGATCCAATTGCCTGCGCGTGCGCAACGGCCGGCACGTCAGGCTGACCTCGAACTTCGCTTTGGTGCAATCGAACTGGCCCGGCCGCAAAGCAAGTTCCTGCGCGATTTGCCGAAGAGCCTGCATCTGGCCATCGTCGATGTCCGCGAGATCAATGCCGGCTCCGACGTCGAGCCACTACATTGGTGTCTTCTCACTTCTCATGAGGTCGCAGCTGCAGAGGGCGCCTGGCGCATCGTCGAATGGTACAAGCAGCGCTGGATCATCGAGCAGTTCTTCCGCGTTCTCAAGACACAAGGCCTCAAGCTTGAGGACAGCCAAATCGGTTCCGCCGACCGGCTCCTGAAGCTGGTGGCCATCGCTGCCAAAGCGGCTGTGATCACGATCCAGCTCCTACAAGCGCGTGACGGCAGCAAGCAGTCCGCCCACATCGCCTTCAACGCCAGCGAGATCGCAATGCTGGCCGCCCTGAACCGGCAGTACGAAGCCAAAAGTAAGCGGCTCAAGAACCCGTATCTGCCTGACAGCTTGCCTTGGGCCGCCTGGATCATTGGCCGCCTCGGCGGTTGGGATGGCTATCCATCTTCCAGGCCCCCGGGTCCCATCACCTTCAGAAACGGTCTCCAATACTTCCATGCCCTCGCAGCCGGATGGAGCCTCAGAGATATGTGCATGCCCTAG
- a CDS encoding Lrp/AsnC family transcriptional regulator produces the protein MISVDAFDLKILGALQDDGRLTNQELAELAGLSASQCSRRRMRLEEEKVIAGYHADLSSEALGFGVIAFIQVGLATHSPDNSKRFRALVNRIDEIQEAYSLTGDADYVLKAVLRDLKGLSNLVNDVLMPHQSVAHVRSSIVLDRLKESSKLPLRDLKAG, from the coding sequence ATGATTTCCGTGGATGCCTTCGACCTCAAGATCCTGGGCGCACTCCAGGATGATGGCCGCCTCACCAACCAGGAGCTTGCCGAGCTAGCCGGCCTCTCGGCCTCGCAATGCTCGCGCCGGCGGATGCGGCTGGAAGAAGAGAAAGTCATCGCTGGCTACCACGCCGACCTCTCCAGCGAGGCGCTCGGCTTCGGCGTGATTGCCTTCATCCAGGTCGGGCTTGCAACCCACTCGCCGGATAACTCAAAACGCTTTCGCGCGCTGGTGAACCGGATCGACGAAATTCAGGAGGCCTATTCGCTCACCGGCGACGCCGATTACGTTTTAAAAGCCGTGCTGCGCGATCTGAAAGGGCTGTCCAACCTCGTCAACGACGTGCTGATGCCGCACCAGAGCGTAGCGCATGTGCGCTCCTCGATCGTGCTCGATCGGCTCAAGGAAAGCTCAAAGCTGCCGCTTAGGGATCTCAAGGCTGGCTGA
- a CDS encoding xanthine dehydrogenase family protein subunit M, whose product MYQTTYHRASSVDEAASLFAKGSEAKFLAGGQTLLPVMKQRLASPSDVIDLGKIKELIGVEASGDTVTIKAATPHYDVATSEAAKKAIPALAYLASLIGDPAVRYRGTIGGSIANNDPAADYPAALLALGATVKTNKRSIPAEDFFQGLFTTVLEDGEIITAVSFPVPAKAGYAKMRHPASRFALTAVFVAQTKSGEIRVAATGASQSGVMRVPAIEAALKANWSPAAIDGVSISASNLLADIHGTAEYRANLIKVMAQRAVTAAG is encoded by the coding sequence ATGTACCAGACCACCTATCATCGCGCCTCCTCGGTCGACGAAGCCGCCTCCCTCTTCGCCAAAGGCAGCGAGGCGAAATTCCTCGCAGGCGGCCAAACGCTGCTCCCGGTGATGAAGCAGCGGCTCGCCAGCCCCTCCGACGTGATCGATCTCGGCAAGATCAAGGAGTTGATCGGCGTCGAAGCCTCCGGCGACACGGTGACCATCAAGGCCGCCACGCCGCATTACGATGTCGCCACCAGCGAGGCCGCCAAGAAGGCGATCCCCGCGCTCGCCTATCTGGCGTCGCTGATCGGGGATCCCGCGGTGCGCTACCGTGGCACGATCGGCGGCTCGATCGCCAACAACGATCCCGCCGCGGACTATCCGGCCGCGCTGCTCGCGCTCGGGGCCACTGTGAAGACCAACAAGCGGTCGATCCCGGCGGAGGACTTCTTCCAGGGCCTGTTCACGACGGTGCTTGAAGACGGCGAGATCATCACGGCCGTGTCGTTCCCGGTTCCGGCGAAGGCGGGCTACGCCAAGATGCGGCACCCGGCCTCGCGCTTCGCGCTGACCGCCGTCTTCGTCGCGCAGACGAAGTCGGGCGAGATCCGCGTCGCCGCGACCGGCGCGTCGCAGAGCGGCGTGATGCGGGTGCCCGCGATCGAGGCCGCGCTGAAGGCGAACTGGTCGCCGGCTGCGATCGACGGCGTCAGCATTTCGGCGAGCAATCTGCTGGCCGACATTCACGGCACGGCGGAGTATCGCGCCAACTTGATCAAGGTGATGGCGCAACGCGCTGTGACTGCCGCAGGTTAG
- a CDS encoding (2Fe-2S)-binding protein, which produces MSTVKLTVNGKAVTVDVEDRTLLVHLLRDHLNLTGTHVGCDTSQCGACVVHMDGKAVKSCTMLAGQADGANVTTIEGIAKGDELHPMQAAFRDNHGLQCGYCTPGMIMSAIDIVHRHGGELDEATVRQELEGNICRCTGYHNIVKAVLDAAGRMKVSQAAE; this is translated from the coding sequence GTGTCTACAGTCAAACTGACAGTGAACGGCAAGGCCGTTACTGTCGACGTCGAGGACCGCACGCTGCTGGTCCATCTCTTGCGCGATCACCTCAACCTCACCGGGACCCATGTCGGCTGCGACACCAGCCAGTGCGGCGCCTGCGTCGTGCACATGGACGGCAAAGCCGTAAAATCCTGCACCATGCTGGCGGGACAGGCCGATGGCGCCAACGTCACCACCATCGAAGGCATCGCCAAGGGCGACGAGCTGCACCCGATGCAGGCCGCCTTCCGCGACAATCACGGCCTCCAGTGCGGCTATTGCACCCCAGGCATGATCATGTCGGCGATCGACATCGTGCACCGCCATGGTGGCGAGCTCGACGAGGCGACCGTGCGCCAAGAGCTGGAAGGCAATATCTGCCGCTGCACCGGCTACCACAACATCGTCAAAGCCGTGCTGGATGCAGCCGGACGCATGAAGGTCTCGCAGGCGGCCGAGTAA
- a CDS encoding xanthine dehydrogenase family protein molybdopterin-binding subunit, with translation MGVEGIGARVVRKEDKRFITGKGRYVDDIKLQGMTHAHFIRSPHAHAKVKGIDSSAALSMPGVVAVLTGQQIVDDKVGNLICGWAITSKDGSPMKMGAWPAMAPETVRFVGQAVAVVIADSKNLARDAAEAVVVDYEELPAVADVHAAIKAGAPQLHPEAPGNQVYDWVIGDEGATDAAFAKAANVVKLDVTNNRLAPNAMEPRAAIADYDAAEEHFTLYTTSQNPHVARLVLSAFYNIAPEHKLRVIAPDVGGGFGSKIFIYPEEMVALWASKKVGRPVKWTGDRTEAFLTDAHGRDHVTHAEMAFDANNKITGLKVKTYANFGAYMSLFSSSVPTYLYATLLSGQYNIPAIHAEVVGVYTNTTPVDAYRGAGRPEASYLIERLMETAARQLNVDPAALRRTNFITQFPHQTPVIMAYDTGDFNASLDAAMKAIDYAGFAGRKAKAKTEGKLRGIGVSCYIEACGIAPSKAVGSLGAGVGLWESAEVRVNPVGTIEILTGSHSHGQGHETTFCQLVAERLGVPISQVSIVHGDTDKVQFGMGTYGSRSAAVGLTAILKAMEKMESKAKKIAAHALEASEGDIVIENGEFKVAGTDKAIAFPMVALAAYTAHNLPDGMEPGLKESAFYDPTNFTFPAGAYICELEVDPGTGKTSFVNFVAADDFGRLINPMIVEGQVHGGLAQGIGQALLEHAIYDANGQPVTASFMDYSMPRADDLPSFNLSHTTTLCPGNPLGIKGCGEAGAIGASAAVINAITDAIGKNNLEMPATPDRVWRTIHAA, from the coding sequence ATGGGTGTTGAAGGCATCGGCGCGCGCGTCGTGCGCAAGGAAGATAAGCGTTTCATCACCGGCAAGGGCCGGTACGTCGACGACATCAAGCTGCAGGGCATGACCCATGCCCATTTCATCAGAAGCCCGCATGCGCACGCCAAGGTGAAGGGGATCGACTCCTCCGCCGCGCTTAGCATGCCCGGCGTCGTCGCGGTTCTCACGGGCCAGCAGATCGTCGACGACAAGGTCGGCAACCTCATCTGCGGCTGGGCCATCACCTCCAAGGACGGCAGCCCGATGAAAATGGGCGCATGGCCGGCGATGGCGCCGGAGACGGTGCGCTTCGTCGGACAAGCCGTCGCAGTCGTAATCGCCGACAGCAAGAATCTGGCGCGCGACGCCGCCGAGGCCGTGGTCGTGGACTATGAAGAGCTTCCGGCAGTTGCTGACGTCCACGCCGCCATCAAGGCCGGCGCGCCGCAGCTTCATCCCGAAGCGCCGGGCAACCAGGTCTATGACTGGGTGATCGGCGACGAGGGCGCGACGGATGCCGCCTTCGCCAAGGCCGCCAATGTCGTGAAGCTCGACGTCACCAACAATCGCCTCGCGCCGAACGCGATGGAGCCCCGCGCGGCGATCGCCGATTACGATGCGGCTGAAGAGCACTTTACGCTCTATACGACTTCGCAGAACCCGCACGTCGCCCGCCTGGTGCTGTCAGCGTTCTACAACATCGCTCCCGAGCACAAGCTGCGCGTGATCGCCCCCGACGTCGGCGGCGGCTTCGGCTCAAAAATCTTCATCTATCCCGAAGAGATGGTGGCGCTGTGGGCCTCGAAGAAGGTCGGCCGTCCGGTGAAATGGACCGGCGACCGCACCGAGGCCTTCCTCACCGACGCGCATGGCCGTGACCACGTCACCCATGCCGAGATGGCGTTCGACGCCAACAACAAGATCACCGGGTTGAAGGTGAAGACCTACGCCAATTTCGGCGCCTACATGTCGCTGTTCTCGTCCTCGGTGCCGACCTATCTCTACGCGACGCTGCTGTCGGGCCAGTACAACATCCCGGCGATCCATGCCGAAGTGGTGGGCGTCTACACCAACACCACGCCCGTCGATGCCTATCGCGGCGCGGGCCGGCCTGAGGCGAGCTATCTGATCGAACGGCTGATGGAAACGGCGGCACGGCAACTCAACGTCGATCCGGCAGCGCTCCGCCGGACCAACTTCATTACCCAGTTCCCGCACCAGACGCCGGTGATCATGGCCTATGACACCGGCGACTTCAACGCCTCGCTCGACGCCGCGATGAAGGCGATCGACTATGCCGGCTTTGCCGGGCGCAAGGCCAAGGCGAAGACAGAAGGCAAGCTGCGCGGCATCGGCGTATCCTGCTACATCGAGGCCTGCGGCATCGCGCCGTCGAAGGCAGTCGGTAGCCTGGGCGCCGGCGTCGGTCTTTGGGAATCCGCCGAGGTGCGCGTCAACCCGGTCGGCACCATCGAGATCCTCACCGGCTCGCACAGCCACGGCCAGGGTCACGAAACCACCTTCTGCCAGCTCGTCGCGGAACGCCTCGGCGTTCCCATCAGCCAGGTCTCGATCGTGCATGGCGACACCGACAAGGTGCAGTTCGGCATGGGCACCTACGGCTCGCGCTCGGCGGCCGTCGGTCTCACCGCCATTCTGAAGGCGATGGAGAAGATGGAGTCCAAGGCGAAGAAGATTGCAGCGCATGCGCTGGAGGCGTCCGAGGGCGACATCGTCATCGAGAACGGCGAGTTCAAGGTGGCAGGCACCGACAAGGCGATCGCCTTTCCGATGGTCGCGCTCGCGGCCTACACCGCGCACAATCTGCCCGACGGGATGGAGCCGGGTCTGAAGGAAAGCGCCTTCTACGACCCCACCAACTTCACCTTCCCGGCCGGCGCCTATATCTGCGAGCTCGAGGTCGATCCCGGCACCGGAAAGACCAGCTTCGTCAACTTCGTCGCAGCCGACGATTTCGGCCGGCTGATCAACCCGATGATTGTCGAGGGCCAGGTCCATGGCGGACTTGCCCAAGGTATCGGGCAGGCGCTGCTCGAGCACGCGATCTACGATGCCAACGGCCAGCCGGTCACGGCCTCGTTCATGGACTATTCCATGCCGCGTGCCGACGATCTGCCCTCGTTCAACCTCTCCCACACCACGACGCTGTGCCCGGGCAATCCCTTGGGCATCAAGGGTTGCGGTGAAGCCGGCGCGATCGGCGCCTCTGCGGCCGTGATCAACGCGATTACGGATGCGATCGGCAAGAACAATCTGGAAATGCCCGCAACCCCGGATCGGGTGTGGCGCACGATCCACGCGGCTTAA